Proteins from one Mobula birostris isolate sMobBir1 chromosome 10, sMobBir1.hap1, whole genome shotgun sequence genomic window:
- the dmac2 gene encoding distal membrane-arm assembly complex protein 2 isoform X2 codes for MRGYQVLAPLCCQAHSHPLKPKHIHWMQRGLLKLYERFYDVENLFNWSMALRNWNLRRKNAYYGYTQKTYGIYIAAAYYILSQRGAVRFAGKDEWIRPNKKGKFSWDFLNFKEVPLEAVDASGCSITYDGLENLVGLKELKHLHLNNCPYIDDWCLSRLHVFGESLEELGLAGCPRITERGLASLHHLKNLKRLDLSDLPSVNNRGLVRILLEESLPQCVIVGIEYEDGLLPQPLPKQNSPTPCFNKQKGWSDLF; via the exons ATGCGAGGCTACCAGGTCTTGGCGCCACTCTGCTGCCAGGCACATTCCCACCCTTTGAAGCCAAAGCACATTCACTGGATGCAGCGTGGCCTGCTGAAACTCTATGAACGTTTTTATGATGTTGAAAACCTTTTCAATTGGAGCATGGCCTTGAGAAACTGGAACCTGAGGAGGAAAAATGC GTACTACGGGTACACCCAGAAAACATACGGCATTTACATCGCAGCGGCCTACTACATCCTGAGCCAGCGAGGAGCTGTACG ctttGCAGGGAAGGACGAATGGATAAGGCCAAACAAAAAGGGAAAGTTCAGCTGGGACTTCCTCAACTTCAAAGAGGTCCCATTGGAAGCGGTAGATGCCAGCGGCTGCTCGATAACCTACGACGGATTGGAGAACTTGG TGGGCTTGAAGGAGCTGAAGCACCTGCATCTCAACAACTGCCCCTACATTGATGACTGGTGCCTGAGCCGCCTGCACGTGTTTGGAGAGTCGCTCGAAGAGCTGGGGCTGGCAGGTTGCCCCAGGATCACGGAGAGAGGTCTGGCCTCGCTGCATCATCTGAA GAACCTCAAGCGCCTGGACCTGTCGGACCTTCCCTCCGTGAACAACCGAGGACTGGTGAGGATCCTGCTGGAGGAGAGCCTCCCGCAGTGTGTAATTGTGGGGATCGAGTACGAAGACGGATTGTTACCACAGCCCCTTCCCAAACAGAACAGTCCCACTCCGTGTTTCAACAAGCAAAAGGGTTGGAGCGACCTTTTTTGA
- the dmac2 gene encoding distal membrane-arm assembly complex protein 2 isoform X1, translated as MAAVVLSHRLGLYSRRTMRGYQVLAPLCCQAHSHPLKPKHIHWMQRGLLKLYERFYDVENLFNWSMALRNWNLRRKNAYYGYTQKTYGIYIAAAYYILSQRGAVRFAGKDEWIRPNKKGKFSWDFLNFKEVPLEAVDASGCSITYDGLENLVGLKELKHLHLNNCPYIDDWCLSRLHVFGESLEELGLAGCPRITERGLASLHHLKNLKRLDLSDLPSVNNRGLVRILLEESLPQCVIVGIEYEDGLLPQPLPKQNSPTPCFNKQKGWSDLF; from the exons ATGCGAGGCTACCAGGTCTTGGCGCCACTCTGCTGCCAGGCACATTCCCACCCTTTGAAGCCAAAGCACATTCACTGGATGCAGCGTGGCCTGCTGAAACTCTATGAACGTTTTTATGATGTTGAAAACCTTTTCAATTGGAGCATGGCCTTGAGAAACTGGAACCTGAGGAGGAAAAATGC GTACTACGGGTACACCCAGAAAACATACGGCATTTACATCGCAGCGGCCTACTACATCCTGAGCCAGCGAGGAGCTGTACG ctttGCAGGGAAGGACGAATGGATAAGGCCAAACAAAAAGGGAAAGTTCAGCTGGGACTTCCTCAACTTCAAAGAGGTCCCATTGGAAGCGGTAGATGCCAGCGGCTGCTCGATAACCTACGACGGATTGGAGAACTTGG TGGGCTTGAAGGAGCTGAAGCACCTGCATCTCAACAACTGCCCCTACATTGATGACTGGTGCCTGAGCCGCCTGCACGTGTTTGGAGAGTCGCTCGAAGAGCTGGGGCTGGCAGGTTGCCCCAGGATCACGGAGAGAGGTCTGGCCTCGCTGCATCATCTGAA GAACCTCAAGCGCCTGGACCTGTCGGACCTTCCCTCCGTGAACAACCGAGGACTGGTGAGGATCCTGCTGGAGGAGAGCCTCCCGCAGTGTGTAATTGTGGGGATCGAGTACGAAGACGGATTGTTACCACAGCCCCTTCCCAAACAGAACAGTCCCACTCCGTGTTTCAACAAGCAAAAGGGTTGGAGCGACCTTTTTTGA